One genomic segment of Elgaria multicarinata webbii isolate HBS135686 ecotype San Diego chromosome 9, rElgMul1.1.pri, whole genome shotgun sequence includes these proteins:
- the A4GALT gene encoding lactosylceramide 4-alpha-galactosyltransferase isoform X2, whose amino-acid sequence MMCKVPACMLKLIRVISNHKHWAVFVIMFKFMSFIYIMFYWRITQNANNNRPVYPLPTEVQCPPFPPILISRWSSQSPKDIYFLETSERTNPNFLFMCSVESAARIHPESRILVLMKGLAKHNPTLPKHLGISLLSCFHNIEFKQLDLNDLFLDTPLADWYSRAQQRWEPFFLPILSDACRIAIMWKFGGIYLDTDFITLKNLNNLTNALGTQSKYLLNGAFLSFEPKHRFIELCMQDFVADYSRWIWGHQGPQLFTRIFKSWCSITSLQSSLNCRGITILPREAFYPICWQDWKKYFEVVSASEIPNLFKNTYAVHVWNKKSQGAHFDITSKTLLAQLYSQHCPSTYSLKKTYQDSNMA is encoded by the coding sequence ATGATGTGCAAGGTGCCTGCCTGTATGCTGAAACTAATCAGGGTGATTTCAAACCACAAACACTGGGCTGTATTTGTCATCATGTTTAAGTTCATGTCCTTTATCTACATCATGTTCTACTGGAGAATCACCCAGAATGCCAATAACAATCGCCCAGTATACCCTTTGCCTACAGAGGTTCAgtgtcctcctttcccccccattctGATTTCCAGATGGTCTTCTCAATCACCCAAGGACATATATTTTCTGGAGACATCTGAACGAACCAATCCCAACTTCCTGTTTATGTGTTCTGTTGAATCAGCAGCTAGGATTCACCCAGAGTCCAGAATTCTTGTCCTTATGAAAGGCTTGGCAAAGCACAATCCTACTTTGCCCAAACATTTGGGCATTTCCTTGCTTAGCTGCTTCCATAACATTGAGTTCAAACAATTGGATCTGAATGACCTTTTCTTGGACACTCCCCTGGCTGACTGGTATTCCAGGGCTCAGCAGAGGTGGGAACCATTTTTCTTGCCCATCCTTTCAGATGCCTGCCGAATAGCCATCATGTGGAAATTTGGTGGCATCTACTTAGACACCGACTTCATCACCCTCAAGAACTTAAATAACCTCACAAATGCACTTGGTACACAATCCAAATATCTACTGAATGGGGCCTTCCTCTCATTTGAGCCAAAACACAGATTTATAGAGCTTTGCATGCAGGATTTTGTGGCAGATTACAGCAGATGGATCTGGGGCCATCAAGGCCCACAGCTCTTCACTCGCATATTTAAGAGCTGGTGTTCCATCACTAGTCTCCAGAGCAGCCTAAATTGTAGGGGCATCACGATTCTCCCACGAGAAGCCTTTTATCCCATCTGCTGGCAGGACTGGAAAAAGTATTTTGAAGTAGTGAGTGCTTCGGAGATTCCTAATCTGTTTAAAAACACCTATGCAGTGCATGTTTGGAATAAAAAAAGTCAAGGCGCCCATTTTGATATCACCTCGAAAACCTTACTAGCTCAACTGTATTCTCAACACTGCCCTTCTACCTACAGCCTAAAGAAGACCTATCAGGATAGCAACATGGCCTAA
- the A4GALT gene encoding lactosylceramide 4-alpha-galactosyltransferase isoform X1: MSNIQKPVGEYFSLPFWTKLTSKQAPGGGTRAVMEAAELKTSKQNNKYTAHSGFPDSSSFTCEMMCKVPACMLKLIRVISNHKHWAVFVIMFKFMSFIYIMFYWRITQNANNNRPVYPLPTEVQCPPFPPILISRWSSQSPKDIYFLETSERTNPNFLFMCSVESAARIHPESRILVLMKGLAKHNPTLPKHLGISLLSCFHNIEFKQLDLNDLFLDTPLADWYSRAQQRWEPFFLPILSDACRIAIMWKFGGIYLDTDFITLKNLNNLTNALGTQSKYLLNGAFLSFEPKHRFIELCMQDFVADYSRWIWGHQGPQLFTRIFKSWCSITSLQSSLNCRGITILPREAFYPICWQDWKKYFEVVSASEIPNLFKNTYAVHVWNKKSQGAHFDITSKTLLAQLYSQHCPSTYSLKKTYQDSNMA, from the exons aaTTAAAGACAAGCAAACAGAACAACAAATATACAG ctcATTCTGGTTTTCCTGACAGTTCATCATTTACTTGTGAGATGATGTGCAAGGTGCCTGCCTGTATGCTGAAACTAATCAGGGTGATTTCAAACCACAAACACTGGGCTGTATTTGTCATCATGTTTAAGTTCATGTCCTTTATCTACATCATGTTCTACTGGAGAATCACCCAGAATGCCAATAACAATCGCCCAGTATACCCTTTGCCTACAGAGGTTCAgtgtcctcctttcccccccattctGATTTCCAGATGGTCTTCTCAATCACCCAAGGACATATATTTTCTGGAGACATCTGAACGAACCAATCCCAACTTCCTGTTTATGTGTTCTGTTGAATCAGCAGCTAGGATTCACCCAGAGTCCAGAATTCTTGTCCTTATGAAAGGCTTGGCAAAGCACAATCCTACTTTGCCCAAACATTTGGGCATTTCCTTGCTTAGCTGCTTCCATAACATTGAGTTCAAACAATTGGATCTGAATGACCTTTTCTTGGACACTCCCCTGGCTGACTGGTATTCCAGGGCTCAGCAGAGGTGGGAACCATTTTTCTTGCCCATCCTTTCAGATGCCTGCCGAATAGCCATCATGTGGAAATTTGGTGGCATCTACTTAGACACCGACTTCATCACCCTCAAGAACTTAAATAACCTCACAAATGCACTTGGTACACAATCCAAATATCTACTGAATGGGGCCTTCCTCTCATTTGAGCCAAAACACAGATTTATAGAGCTTTGCATGCAGGATTTTGTGGCAGATTACAGCAGATGGATCTGGGGCCATCAAGGCCCACAGCTCTTCACTCGCATATTTAAGAGCTGGTGTTCCATCACTAGTCTCCAGAGCAGCCTAAATTGTAGGGGCATCACGATTCTCCCACGAGAAGCCTTTTATCCCATCTGCTGGCAGGACTGGAAAAAGTATTTTGAAGTAGTGAGTGCTTCGGAGATTCCTAATCTGTTTAAAAACACCTATGCAGTGCATGTTTGGAATAAAAAAAGTCAAGGCGCCCATTTTGATATCACCTCGAAAACCTTACTAGCTCAACTGTATTCTCAACACTGCCCTTCTACCTACAGCCTAAAGAAGACCTATCAGGATAGCAACATGGCCTAA